ttatttatttcttctttTTGTGAAGAGTGCAGAAAGGTATGAATGTTGCACAGGCAAGGGAGGTAGAATGAAGCCAAGGCAAGGCAAATCTTtcggtagggcattagggttttgcgATGACAAGAACAAGTCAACATTTCCAAGTTTTCACTCTTCATTCCTACTCCATAAAGCAGTCAGATTGCTGCATTTTGAGGAGTAAGAGATAATTCTCTGGACCTAAAAAGAACATAATTATTGTTTTAGACTAGAATAAGCTATTATTTTGAATGATTTATTTAAAGTATCTCTAGgaataatttgttttttttttttattcttgtattaatTTGACACACCAGTTTGACCAATGAATCGTCGTGACTCGCGGTTTGGTCGAATGAGGGCCCATCTTTGAGGATAATGTATCCCTTTAGACATTTTGTTGTAAGATTTACTGTTTGATCCATTGGTCCGACTGGACGAATCGGGTATGATGCACAAGATCCGATTTTAGACTAGAATCGGATCTGATCCACAGCAAAAGAACAATGTTACCAGTGTGCctaccctcttaatgctctttacAGATCTTGCTTTTGTCAAACCTCCGGACACCATATGACATGTTAAATTTGGTTGGATAGTTTGACTTAAATCAAGGTTATTGTCAGTTGACTGTCGTAATCCCTCGGGCTAGAATGGCACAGACATCTAATTTTTGGATCAACTTATAAACCTGGCAGCTAATTAGTATTATAGTCAACCATATTCAATCTACCACGACTGTATACACACAGGCCGTAAGACTATGTAATAGTCTTTCAAAGTGTGCAACAAGAGTTGCATTCGAACAATGAATATTACATATTCCAAGTATTCACGTAGTTCAAACATACATGCATTATGTAGAAATTTTATGGAGAAATTGCTGCCCTAATCAGCTCAGACAACTTGGATTCTGACAATCCCCAGCTCCAAATACAAAGTTTCTATTCCAGCTTTCTTGAGAGTAATATCAATCAATATTCAAGGGGAATGAGAGAAGGGTGAAAAAAAATTCCGAGAAAATTTACTGCAAGAAATTATGAACAATTATCATGTACCagaaaaattatgtatttaatctAGAAGATATACTGTCTGGTCAACATCTCATATGATAACTTTGCTTCTCCTCAAAGGAAGCAATAAGAGGAAAATTGAAAAGATGACGAAGTATGTAGCTGGTAACGATAAGAACATGATTAAGTGCATACACATAATGTATTTATATCATTGATTCTCTGCACACAATTGAGATACGAGCTCAACAACTCCTCTCATGGATGCATCATTCTGCGAAAAATGAACTCATTAAGAGCATAGAAGCAGAGCTGCAGAGGATAATCGAGCAAAAGAAAAACAATTGCATGTGCTGGCCAAAAATTGTCTCACCAGGTATACAACGTCAAATGCATCAAGGTAACTTTTGAAGGACATCTCTGTATTATTATTCCTGACAAGAAaaagaaattaataaaaaaaaggtaTAAACTATATACAAATAACATATAGAATATGCCTTATAATCTTCCTAATTTTTAAGTTCTTGCTTATTTATAAGTTTGGTCAGTCAGGTAATTGCAAATTAATTGTCCATCAAATCACATAACAGTTGACATACTTGAGAACACCAAATATGATACTCgatgaaaaaatatatacatcGAATTTTGCATGAAAAGTACACATGAATGAGTTCATTACTTGATTGTATCTAAAGAGTAACTTACAGAAATCCAACTGCTATCCGGTTTTCATAGCTCAGACCATCAGACATGCCCAGGTCTCCAACATGATCTCCAAGAAGTAACACATTAGTTCTTTGCTTCATCAAGACACTATCAGGATTATATCCATTAGGATACCCGAATTTGTCATGAATAGGAGCAGCCATATCCAATGCATGCTCATTCTTGTTTAGCACATGAATTGTCTTTCCTGAGATTGGTATTAATTGCAGCAAAGCAGGACAGACCGAGGATTAGAGAATGAAGAATAAAATTCATCAATAAAATTGTATAGAGGGTGAGAATGGGTTTTGTTTCCGGTAATAAGATCAAAGAATTGCCATGCCAAGTAACACGTTGGAAAATGGATGCACACTACATCAAACCATGCTGAGAATGCTAATATATGGTCAGATCCTTTTTTTTGGCTGCGCTGGGTTGCATAAGAACTTGCCAACTGACACGACAGGAAATCATACTGCAGCAGAAAGACAACACCCTTGTGCCATGAAATGGCAATCCTTAATAAGACCATTGATTCATCTTGGATTCACTTTTTCCTATTCTGATGCCAATTTAATTGAAAATACAGATAAAGTTGTTGGTAACTTCTAAAACAATTCACAATCTATTTTGCACTTTATATATATAAGCTTTCTCATGATTAATACCATATACTTATCAAGATTTAGCCTTCTCAGTGGAAGCAAAATGTCCACGTAGGACATTACATCTTTGTTGTTGTTCTTGTTATTGTATCAAGATTTAACCTAATATTTTCAGGTATACTTGGTTTTAGAATTCCTTGATCAGTATCTTTGGCCCTTTTAAATTTCTGAGCATGTAACTTGAAATTACCATTCAATACACATGCATATACAAAGTTTTAGGCTATGACATTtatgttaaagaaagcaaaacCATATGACATAAGGAATGCAGACTTGTAAACAGTTTAAGATAAGGTCAAACAAAAAGGCACAAAACTTACCTTTAAAGGCAACAAGGCAGCCTTTTTCATCAAAAACCATTCTGTTGGAAACAACTTTGACATTCTTGAAAGATCTATGTAGTTTCTGCCTAAAAAcctaataaattaattttaaaaattttaataaggaAAAAATTTCTGCATTGCAATGTGGTTCATAAACTAATAAGAGCATAGAAATTCCACTCAATCAGAACCTCTTCAATGATGTCTGCAAGGCCTGCGGAAAAGACAAGGACAGGCACATCTAGTTCCTGCACAATGAGCAAAAGAGTTTATTTAGTTACTCTTACGAGGACCCAGCATGAATCTTCATTTGTTTTATTTAGTGAACTATGAAAATTTTTGTGTGTAAACTTAGCAGCAGATACCGAAAGGAAAAGTCGAATTTTACCAGCAGAGTGTCTCCCCAACCTGTGAGCCCACAAGTAAGCTCAAGTTTCTCACAGCCATGTGAGAGGAGAGTTTTTGGAAGGGATATCTAGAACAAATAACATTAGCTTTTTTTATCTTGATCACCTACTTTCTTGTGGATGGAGGCAGCATGACACTTTGAGAGTGAGCCATGGAAGCCATACAAGGGTAAATAGAGcaattcctcttctttttttccttctcatgGGTCTGGCAAAACCTTACTTGCTAGTTAGACTTAGACAGTTTACGTTCCAAATCCTCTTCCTAATCCTATCCTTCTCTACCAACACCAAGATGGCAGATCCGTCCCTACTTATCGAAGGTATCTGACAATTGGAAAAGTGACAGCCAGCTAATACCCAAGAATTCCAAGATAAAGGGAGATCTAACATGTGTGAAGCCTAGTCTACTTTCTCCTCTGTTCTTTTCAATTTTGTTTATCTCCTATTCTTTACTATCCCTGTCCTCATGTGCTCCTTTTTCTCTCCAGGAGGAGGGACCTGGGCATCAATCTTCCGCATCCCCTAAAATAGGCAGAATAAAGAATGGTTCCAAACAAAGAGACCAGGGTGCACAGTGACCAATGAGGCAACCTTATTACAGTAAGGGCCACAGATAGGATAAGACAAGAGACCGGGTTACCCAGATTTTTTAAGCTCTTCAATGATGACAACTGCCAATCTAATCAGAGCACTGGTTGAATTCTAAATCCCTGGTATTCATGGAAAAACCAAGTACTCACACTATAAGACTTGAAGGAGCAAATCTCTGTGTTACGTAAcaatagccaatttacaaaaaaataaagTGAGTCGAATGCTAGCTTTAGGATACAGGATACTTCACGTGCTTCGAGTGACTACAAATAAAGAAAGCTGGCTAGCATTAAAGTCTGGTGAAATGGCTATTCTAGCTTAACATATTTAAGCAAGCTACTCTGCTGCCAATATCTATTGCATAATGCATAAACATGTATATTGGAATATGGAAATATGCACACCACATGTTACTATTTAAGATGAATAACTAAAAAAACACATTTATAACAACGTACTACTTGAAAGAAATAGTGGTGAGGTAATATGAATGATCAAATTGTAATCTTTAAACACCAATACAGCTAACTTTTAGAGAACAGTCCAAAAATTTGTAAAATTGGTTAGTAATCTTCCAAATATTCTATGCTGTCCTTGGCTAGGTGCCTCGACAATAGGAAATATCCTTTAGCTGGACCTATATTAAACAGAATAGTTTATGCGAGCTCCTAATCATGATGGCTAGTTCAAATAGTAGTGCTATTAATTTCACACCCATTAAAACTAATGCCCATTATTAAGTTTTAAGTCTATGGTAACTAACTATGGGATAAGTCTTCATGGGAAGGAAAGGCTGATAGAAACAGTGGCCATGTAAAAACCTAGAATTGAGGATCAAATAAATGAAAAgatgattatgaagaaactttcttCCAAGCACCAGTTAAAAAACCTTTCTAATTTGTCAAACAAATTATTTTCTTATCTAGATCTTCTTTAAGAAATAGCCTCAGATTCTATTCAAGCCATCTATAAGTGGTTTTGTACATGGAGTTACTAACAGGGTGAGCTTATAGTGACATCATATGAGAATCAATATTGATCATATTACTTAGTGGAAGTACATGCATGTCGTGCTTGCCAATTAAGTGTTTATTGCTTAAATCATCAAAAATACCAGCTTATGATGATTTAACTTGCCATTACAAGTCTCTCATTAAAAGTTTAGTAAATAAGGGTAAAATAACGTGAAAAAATGGCTTCTATACTGGTTTTGGCAACTGGTCAGACCGCTAAAATACTGATAAACCAGGTGCAACCTATCTATATAGCTTggtatcataaaaataaataaataaataccaaCCAGTACCAACAAATAGGTTGGTTCTATGTATTTCCTGAATTGTCCTTATAAATAACTGATTTATATAGGTTAGTCCAATCAGTATTCCTCTTCTAAAGCAACCTTAAAATTTTCTGAATTACCAATCATTGTAAGTGATTTTTATGGAACTAAAGTTCTAAGATACTATAAATTTATTTTGTATTTCATGAATAAAATGCTTTACTATTTAATTCTGACCTCACCCCTAAAAAGTTATCCATACTTTCTATCTCCTCATGTCCTAGCAATCAGGATATGGGAAAATGAATAAAAAACAATGACAAGCTCCAAAAAACACTTGTTTAATACTAATTAGGTAAATTGACATATCCCAAAGGTCATATACAAACTCCATACCTCCAAGAACTCAAACAGCTCAACAACACCATCTCTAAAAGCAATTGTAGCCTCAGAGACAGATTTCTTTATTGCATCATAGGTAACACCTCCCTCGATAAGAAGACCATGTGTCTTCTCCCACCTGCAGGTTCAAAGAACATCAAGTTTTAAAGTTGCAGGATATGAAATCTTAGGTGCCTGTGCACTTAACCAACTCAAATGTTAATTGTCAATTAAAAATGAGTAAACAAGTAATACAGTTAAAGGTACACCACATGGCAGGAATTTGTCAGCATGGAAGCAAATAATAAATTTATGACTTTTAGGTAAGTTTTCTTAGTACTTAAGAAATTTAATAAACAACAGATCCACATAACTGAAGTGgccaaagaaggaccaagtaatggtCTTTTCATCATTATTAATTTAAACATGCAAGTCCAGTAATCCATAAACAGGGTATTCACATTTACTGAAACTTTCTTCCTAGTATCAACTATCAGCTATCAGGTTAGACATGGAAACAAAGTCATTATTCTAAGTGGTGCATTAAGTGTTTAGGATGGCCTGTGTGAGCTACGACATAAGATATTATATGAGCACCATACACCCCACAAGTGCTCCTTCTGTATGCCTTATTTTGGGGGTTTAGCATGCATGGTTTTGGCTCCTGGCTAACATGTTGTTAAGTCAAAACCATGTATGTCAGACTCGTTGGTGCTTCTGGATACTTGCATGATCCCTTTTCTGGGATTGAATAAATATATACCAACCTGAAACACTAAAAAGTTGCTTAACTAATTGGTTCAGGCAGGTTTGGTTCCTAAAATATGGGAGAACTCATGACAGTTATTGCAAATATCAAAGCTTTATCATAGGGTCATATGTTTAGGGTCCCAAGTTCTTTCTTACAAGCTTGAAGTTCACATACAGATGTGATACCCCTTTTACTAAGAATCTAAAATATTGGCATAAGTGCTTCATGAAAGCCTGACAATCATGGTTTAAACTTTTGGGAAAAcataagccaaagaaatcatgaaTTATAATTTGCTTCCCTTAAGACTAAGCTTTCATGTTATAAACAACATAGTTGATCTGCTAAAGTATCACCAACTTGACTACACCATGATTTGTTGTTATTATGTTTTATTTGCATATGTAAAGTCCATGATGAATTTCATGTGCTTTTGTTAGTTTTCACCTAATCATACTTGTTTATCGAATTTGTAGTTAGGATACTAAGATTCATGTACTTGCTCTCATTGAGCAAGGATATCAGACTATGTTTCAGACTAATGTATAAGATGATCTAAGGGTACTAGCTGCTAACCAATATGAAAAGACTTGCCCTTGGTACATTTACGACCAAGAAATGTGAGCCTGCCCAGGCAAAAATCAATCATGGCCAACATTGTAAACCAAAGACATTCTGAGGCAACTAGAATAGCCAACAGATAATgtcgaaaaaaaaaaactaaagaacTTATCGACCAGTGACAACTGCGTTTCAAGCTCCCAATATAGGCCAACACCATATTAACAAGATGTGATCAAACAAGGAATTTTCGGAAGCAAGTACATCCGCATACCATTCTTCCATCAGCTTCGTTTTCTCCTCGATGGGAATGGTTGGCGAGATCTCCAAGGGATGATAGTATTCATACAACGCCTGCCTCTTGGCATCATACTCCGCGTTCCCCTGCTGTAGCAATCCATGGCTAGCTAACCACAACAAAGCCAGGAAACCTAATCAGAACTAACTCCATTTCCACGTACTAAATCAGAGGAAGGGATTCATGCAACCTACTCTGCCCACGGCGGCCATCAATCCAGTACCTCGTGAGCGTGCCGTCAAAATCGGCAATCACCTAAAAGTTTCAAGAAATGGGCAATAGATCAAACACTTAGATTGCATAAACAAAGGGGGAGTAGAGGACAAAAGATCGGGCTCCTCGCCTGGAGTTTACTACAGCCGACGCACCGGATTGCGGTCTTCTTCTCCTCCAGCGACTTCGGGTCTCGGACGGCGACACCCGGCGGCGACATGGTCGTGGAATCCATCGAACCTCCACCGGCTCGCGGAGTTCCCGGACGGAAGCACCGGAATGCAGGGGGAGGGAAGGTTGTGGGAGGAAAGAAGGGGAGGGCAATGGAGGCGGCGCTTGCGAGACTGGCGGCGTGGTGGATGCGGCAGAGTCCTCCGGGCCTCATTAAGATGGGCCGGGCGAACCGAAACCGCAGCAATCGATTTCACCCCTCCGGGCTTCGTGTTGTGCGCTTCTTATTCTAAATTATTTACCACATTAGCTAAATAAGGAAAAAAGATTCCGTacgtaaattttaaattatttaacttttttaaaaaattaaaaaaaatcattacatTAAATGACATGAATTCGAACACAATAATGTATTAATGCATTATCCAATTCGAATGTCTCAATAGATATCTAATTATTTAGCATATTATCTACCTTGAAATTATATGAATGTGAGAAGGTTTTTCATCATAAGCACATCTGCATCCATCAAATATTTGCATAGGTTTTGATTAATCGATTGCTTGATTTTTTTGGTTCTCAAGAATTACAACATCAAgttgtttattttatttgttttctccgTTGACAGAGAAGATAATAACCAATTGTTTCCTGTAAACGAATAATAAATTTACTCACACGGAGAAAATGCATTAGTAACACATAAGAACTACGgctatatttaataatatttaaatctttcttgaaagatcaaacAATATCAATCGGAAACATATGACTAAAGGAAAGATGCAATCCTGGATGATATCGATGAGCTTTGGAAGTCATAGAATGCGCATGCACAATGTTGTGAATGACCCGTAGTTTCTAAGTCACAGAGCTTTGCTCTATGAGAGTACCATGGTGAAGATGGTTGTGAGAGTAGCTTGTAAGCAGTAAACTAAATGCGAACTGAGATCGATTGGTTCTGCTTATCTTTGCACTGGGCACCTCCACGGACATAATCTCTTTATTCTATTGAGAAAAATTTTTTATTGAGAAAAATtatttctcctaatttgtataaatagaagaggaaacatgaataaaatatctttaataattattcttatcttatattattttcttCGGTTAACATCATGTAATGTTGTTTCCTCGCACTCATCCAGCTCCATGTCGATCATCTGAGATACAGGTTTTGGAGGAAGCATAGCCTCGAGAGTTTTGCACTGATCTGGTGTCAGTGAATCCGGGAAGTCCACCGCAATGTGGATGTAGAGCTTCCCCTCATGAAGGGTCTCCGGTACATTGGCATTCCCTCATCATTTGTTGCCTTGAATTGATCTACATCCATAGCGATATGTCATTGATTTAAAGCCTGGAATGAGCATATTAAACTTTTGAACAGGCTAGTTTAAATTTCATACGGGACTTCACAGCTTCACCAGTGTTCGACTTGATGAATAGTTTAGTTGCCTGTTATCTAAATGGGTTAAAACGAACTGGAAGCCACAGAGAGCTTTAGTAAGGGATAATGTGTGCTACTAAAAGATATCGCCTCCCTTTCTCTTGAACTTTGGAAGATCCTTCTGCTGCAGCACAAACACTATCTCCGGTAACCGTGCCAGGCTACAACACACATGAGCACGCAATCTAGGTTAGCACATCAAGAACAACAAGAAACTAGACATAATTATGCATGGATTAATGTTTTTCAGAACATACCGCCTCATCTGTTGTCActcatcataaataaataaatttatttatttatttatttcttcttgCAATGACAAGAAGAAGGCAACATTTCCAAGTTTTCACTCATCATTCCTACACCATAAAGCAGTCAGATTGCTGCATTTTGAGGAGTAAGCGATACTATCTTGGTATGTGGTTATTAGACTAGAATAAGctattattttgaataatttattTAAAGCATCCTCAGTAATTGTAGCCTTAATCTGCTCAGCCAACTTGGATTCTGACAATCCCCAGTTGTAAATACAATGTTTCTATTCCAGCTTTCTAGAGAGTAATATTAATATTCAAGGGGAATGAGAGAAGGGCAAAAAAAAAATTCGGAGAAATTTACTGCAAGAAATTATGAACAATTATCATGTAccaaaaaaaattgattcaaCGTAAGAAATTATGAACAATTATCATGTACCagaaaaattatgtatttaatctAGAAGATATAATGTCTGTTCAACATCTCATATGATAACTTTGCTTCTCATCAAAGTAAAAAATAAGAGGAAAATTGAAAAGATAACAAAGTATGTAGCTGGTAATGATAAGAACATGATTAAATGCATACACATAATGTATTTATATCATTGATTCTCTGCACACAATTGAGATACGAGCTCAACAACTCCTCTCATGGATGCATCATTCTGCGAAAAATGAACTCTTTAAAAGCATAGAAGTATATGATAATTGAGCGAAAGAAAACAATTGCATGTGTTGGTCAAAATTTGTCTCACCAGGTATACAACGTCAAATGCATCAAGGTAACTTTTGAAGGACATCTCTATATTATTATTCCTGACAAGAAaaagaaattaataaaaaaacGTATAAACTATATACAAATAACATATAGAATATGCCTTGTAACCTTCCTAATTTTTAAGTTCTTGCTTATTTATTAGTTTGGTTAGTCAGGTAATTGCAAATTATATATGGAAGTAGCACCTGTAATTGCAAATTAATTGTCCATCAAATCACAGAACAGTTGACATACTTGAGAACACCAAATAAGATActcaatgaaaaaatatatatacatcgaATTTTGCATGAAAATTATACATGAATGAATGAGTTCATTACTTGATAGTATCTAAAAAGTAACTTACAGAAATCCAACTGCTATCTGGTTTTCATAACTCAGACCATCAGACATGCCCAGATCGCCAACATGATCTCCAAGAAGTAACACATTAGTTCTTTGCGTCATCAAGACACTATCAGGATTATATCCATTAGGATACCTGAATTTGTCATGAATAGGAGTAGCCATATCCAATGCATGCTCATTCTTGTTTAGCACATGAATTGTCTTTCCTGAGATTGGAATAATTGCAGCAAAGCAGGACAGACCGAGGATTAGAAAATGAAGAATAAAACTCATCAACAAAATTGTATAAAGGGTGAGTATGGGTTTTGTTTCCGGTAATAAGATCAAAGAATTGCCATGCCAAGTAACACATGTAAGAAAATGGATACACAGTACATCAAACCATGTCGAGAATGCTAACAAATGGCCAGACCCTTTTTTTGGCTGCCCTGGGTTGCATAAGAACTTGCCAATTGACACAACATGAAATCGTATCGTGGCAGAATGACAACAACATCCGTGTGCCATGAAATGGCAATCCTTAATAAGACCATAGATTCATCTTGGATTTACTTTTTCCTATTCTTATGCCAATTTAATTGAAAAGACAGATAAAGTCGTTGGTAACTTCTAAAACAATTCACAATCTATTTTGCAATTTATGTATATAAGCTTTCTCATGATTAATACCATATGCTTATCAAGATTTAGCTTCTCAATGGAAGCAAAACGTCCATCTAGGACATTAcgtctttgttgttgttgttgttgttgttattgtatcaAGCTTTAAcctaatattttcaagtatactTAGTTTTAGAATTACTTGATCAGTATCTTTGGCCCTTTTAAATTTCTGACCTTGTAACTTGAATTACCAATTGAGAGGAAAGGTCCAACTGCAAATAAGACACGAACAAGCAAAAGGATTCAATACACATGCATAGACAAAGTTTTAGGCTATGACATTTATATTACAAAAAGCAAAACCATATGATATAGTGAAGTGAACATGCACAGACAAAGTTTTAGGCTATGACATTTATGTTCAAAAAAGCAAAACCATATGACATAAGGAATGCAGACTTGTAAACTGTTTAAGATAAGGTGAAACAAAAAGGCACAAAACTTACCTTTAAAGGCAACAAGGCAGCCTTTTTCATCAAAAACCATTCTGTTGGAAACAACTTTGACATTCTTGAAAGATCTATGTAGTTTCTGCCTAAAAacctaataaattatttttaaaaattttaataaggaAAAAATTTCTGCATTGCAATGTGGTTCATAAACTAATAAGAGCATAGAAATTCCACTCAATCAGAACCTCTTCAATGATGTCTGCAAGGCCTGCGGAAAAGACAAGGACAGGCACATCTAGTTCCTGCACAATGAGCAAAAGAGTTTATTTAGTTACTCTTACGAGGACCCAGCATGAATCTTCATTTGTTTTATTTAGTGAACTATGAAAATTTGTGCGAAAACTTAGCAGCAGATACCGAAAGGAAAAGTCCAATTTTACCAGCAGAGCGTCTCCCCAACCTGTGAGCCCACAAGTAAGCTCAAGTTTCTCACAGCCATGTGAGATGAGTGTTTTTGGAAGGGTATTTGGAACAAATAACATTAGCTTTTTTTATCTTGATCACCTACTTGCTTGTGGATGGAGGCAGCATGACACTTTTGAGAGTGAGCCATGGAAGCCATACAAAGGTAAATAGAgcaattcttcttctttttcttttccttctcatgGGTCTGGCAAAACCTTACTTGCTAGTTAGACTTAGGCAGTTTACGTTCCAAATCTGCTTCCTATCCTTCTCTATCAACACCAAGATGGCAGGTCCGTCCCTATTATCAAAGGTATCTGACAATTGGAAAAGTGACAGCCAACTAATACCCAAGAATTCCAAGATGAAGGAGATCTAACAGCTGTGAAGCCTAGTCTACTTTCTCCTCTGTTCTTTTCAATTTTGTTTACCTCCTATTCTTTACTTTCCCTGTCCTCATGTGCTCCTTTTTCTCTCCAGGAGGAGGGACCCAGGCAGCAATCTCCTGCATCCCCTAAAATAGGCAGGATAAAGAAGGGTTCTAAACAAAGGGACCAGGATGCACAGTAATCAATGAGGCAAACTTATTATAGTATGGGCCACAGATAGGATAAGACAAGAGACCGGGTTACTCAGATTTTTTAAGCTCTTCAATGATAGCAACTGCCAATCCAATTAGAGCACTGGTTGAATTCTAAATACCTGGTATTCATGGCAAAACCAAGACTCACACTATAAGACTTGAAAGGAGCAAATCTCTGTGTTACTTAACAATAGCCAATTTACAAGAAAAACAGATCTAGTTGCCAAAATTGTAGTTCAGAGGATAGATAAATTAATTCCATGCTCATATCTGTGGTGGCTGAAATTGTGTTAAACATATCAGTGTTACAGTAACTAAGTGTCTATAGTACTAATTAAATCTCAATGATATTAGCTATCATACGAGTATAATTCTTTTTCCGCTTCAGAAGGATATTATGATTTATAGTACACATTCTCGAGTCTAGTATAATGGCAATTGCTGATGTGGCATAGGCAGTAAGATCTCTTTTTTTCAAACTACACAGCCAACAAAACATGCCATCAatctataaaagaaaataaagaacccAAAGGAGCTCCTTTAGAA
Above is a genomic segment from Musa acuminata AAA Group cultivar baxijiao chromosome BXJ3-4, Cavendish_Baxijiao_AAA, whole genome shotgun sequence containing:
- the LOC135634883 gene encoding uncharacterized protein LOC135634883 is translated as MRPGGLCRIHHAASLASAASIALPFFPPTTFPPPAFRCFRPGTPRAGGGSMDSTTMSPPGVAVRDPKSLEEKKTAIRCVGCSKLQVIADFDGTLTRYWIDGRRGQSSHGLLQQGNAEYDAKRQALYEYYHPLEISPTIPIEEKTKLMEEWWEKTHGLLIEGGVTYDAIKKSVSEATIAFRDGVVELFEFLEELDVPVLVFSAGLADIIEEVFRQKLHRSFKNVKVVSNRMVFDEKGCLVAFKGKTIHVLNKNEHALDMAAPIHDKFGYPNGYNPDSVLMKQRTNVLLLGDHVGDLGMSDGLSYENRIAVGFLNNNTEMSFKSYLDAFDVVYLNDASMRGVVELVSQLCAENQ
- the LOC103982962 gene encoding uncharacterized protein LOC103982962: MDSTTTSPPGVAVRDPESLEKRKTAIRSAGPTKLQVIADFDGTLTRYWIDGRRGQTSNGLLQQGNVEYDAKRQALYEYYHPLEISPTIPIKEKTKLMEEWWEKTHGLLIEGGLSFDAIKKSVSEATIAFRDGVVELFELLEELDVPVLVFSAGLADIIEEVFRQKLHRSFKNVKVVSNRMVFDEKGCLVAFKGKTIHVLNKNEHALDMATPIHDKFRYPNGYNPDSVLMTQRTNVLLLGDHVGDLGMSDGLSYENQIAVGFLNNNIEMSFKSYLDAFDVVYLNDASMRGVVELVSQLCAENQ